The nucleotide sequence GGCTGCTGCCCGAACAGGACCTGCCGGAGGCCCGGCGCCTGAGCAAGGGCTACACCCTGCACCTGGACCTGCAGGCGTTGCCGCCGAACAAGCTCAATGGCGACTTCCACCTGGTGCTGCCCGCGCAGTACGGCACTACCCTCAGCGGCCGCCTGGAGCTGTTCACCGATCGCCTGCGCTACCGCGACGGCCAGCTCGACACCGCGTTCGACTCCCAGGAAACCCTGGTGCATGTGGTCGAGGATCACCTGCAGCGTCGCTTCGCCAGCCGGCTTGTGCAGGTGCAGCCGATCCCGCTGGTGACTTTTCCGACCACCCGCGTACCGCTGACCGTCACGGCCAGGGTCAATGGCCAGGATCAACAGGTGGAACTGGTGCTGCGCAAAGGGCAGAGCGGCTGGCAGGTCGAGGGCGATCACTACCCGCAGCTGGCGCAGTCGACGAGTGCCCCGAGCAAACCGAGCAGCGCCCAGGTGCCGACGCCGCGTGAGCCAAGCCGGCCGACGGTCGACCGTCGCGTGCGCTTCTCGCTGCTGCGTCTGCTGAGCAATCCGCAGCAATACCAGAACCTCAGCATGCGCGTGTTCAAGGTCAGTGGCGGCGCTGCCGAAGGGCGTTTTGCCGGCCTCGACAGCGACGGCAGCATCCGCCTGAGCCAGCAGCACGGCGGTGCCGGGCAGGCCAGTTTCACCCTGCACCCGGACGAAATCAGCCGCGTCGAGCTGCTCGAACCCTGAACGGGTTTTTCGCCAAGCCCTTGAAATTCATTCCGAAGTCCCCATCTGCAGGACATCCCGCCGCGATTGCGGCCTGTCCTGCATGTGGAGTTAGACGACCATGAGTGTGGAAACTCAAAAAGAAACCCTGGGCTTCCAGACCGAGGTGAAGCAACTGCTTCACCTGATGATCCATTCGCTGTACTCGAACAAGGAAATCTTCCTGCGCGAGCTGATCTCCAACGCCTCCGACGCGGTGGACAAGCTGCGCTTCGAAGCGCTGGCCAAGCCCGAGCTGCTCGAGGGCGGCGGCGAGCTGAAGATTCGCCTGAGCTTCGACAAGGACGCCAAGACCGTCACCCTCGAGGACAACGGCATCGGCCTGAGCCGTGAAGAAGCGATCGCCCACCTGGGCACCATCGCCAAGTCCGGCACCGCCGACTTCATGAAGAACCTCACCGGCGACCAGAAGAAGGACTCGCACCTGATCGGTCAGTTCGGCGTGGGCTTCTACAGCGCCTTCATCGTCGCCGACAAGGTCGACGTGTACAGCCGCCGTGCCGGCCTCGCGGCCAGCGAAGGCGTGCACTGGTCGTCGAAGGGCGAGGGCGACTTCGAGGTCGCCACCATCGACAAGGCCGAGCGTGGCACGCGTATCGTCCTGCACCTCAAAAGCGGCGAAGACGAGTTCGCCGATGGCTGGCGCCTGCGCAACATCGTCAAGAAATACTCCGACCACATCGCCTTGCCGATCGAGCTGCCCAAGGACCCCATCTCTTCTCAAGAGCACGGCGAAGAGGCCGACAAGCCGGCTGAAGCCGAGTGGGAGACCGTCAACCGCGCCAGCGCGCTGTGGACCCGCTCGCGCAGCGAGGTGAAGGACGAGGAGTACCAGGAGTTCTACAAACACGTCGCCCACGACTACGAGAACCCGTTGGCCTGGAGCCACAACAAGGTCGAAGGCAAGCTGGAATACACCTCGCTGCTCTACGTACCAGGCCGCGCACCGTTCGACATGTACCAGCGTGAAGCGCCGAAAGGCCTCAAGCTTTACGTGCAGCGCGTGTTCATCATGGACCAGGCCGACGAGTTCCTGCCGCTGTACCTGCGCTTCATCAAGGGCGTGGTCGACTCCAATGACCTGTCGTTGAACATCTCCCGCGAGATCCTGCAGAAAGACCCGATCATCGAGTCGATGAAGTCGGCGCTGACCAAGCGTGTCCTCGACATGCTGGAGAAACTGGCGAAGAACGAGCCTGAGCAGTACAAGGCGTTCTGGAAGGCCTTCGGTCAGGTGCTCAAGGAAGGTCCGGCGGAAGACTTCGCCAACAAGGAGAAGATCGCCGGCCTGCTGCGCTTTGCCTCTACCGCCGGTAATGACGGCGAGCAGAACGTCTCGCTCACCGACTACCTGGCGCGGGTCAAGGAAGGTCAGGACAAGATCTACTACCTGACCGGCGAAACCTACGCGCAGGTGAAGAACAGCCCGCACCTGGAAGTCTTCCGCAAGAAAGGCATCGAAGTGCTGCTGCTCACCGACCGCATCGATGAGTGGCTGATGAGCTACCTGAGCGACTTCGACGGCAAGCAGTTCGTCGACGTGGCCCGTGGCGACCTCGACCTGGGCAAGCTGGACTCGGAAGAAGACAAGAAGGCCCAGGAAGAAATCGCCAAGACCAAGGAAGGCCTGGTCGAGCGCCTGAAAGGTGCGCTGGGTGAGCAGGTGGCCGAGGTGCGTGTCTCGCATCGCCTCACCGACTCGCCAGCCATCCTCGCCATCGGCGAGCAGGACCTGGGTCTGCAGATGCGCCAGATCCTCGAAGCCAGCGGGCAGAAAGTGCCGGATTCCAAGCCGATCTTCGAGATCAACCCGGCGCACCCGCTGATCGAGAAGCTCGATGCCGAGCCGGACGAGGATCGCTTCGTCGACCTCTCGCACATCCTCTTCGACCAGGCTGCCCTGGCCGCCGGCGACAGTCTGAAGGACCCGGCCGCTTATGTGCAGCGTCTGAACAAGCTGCTGGTCGAACTCTCCGCGTAAGCACCACCGCTCCAGGAAAAGGCCCGCTTGCTGCGGGCCTTTTCGTATCCGCTATTTTCTGCCGGACAGCGAATTTTTCGACCGTTTAGTCGAAAAATGATCTTTCTTCTGCCAATGAGCGGATTTTTCTGGCGGACCGGCATGGTGGCTAATTAATATCCAACTCCGTCACCCAGCCGATCTTTCCGCCGTCGGTTCCTGGTCATCAGCTTTTTCGTTGTGCAGTCGATGAGCCCGCCATGAATTACCTCTCCAGCCTGTTCATCGATGCCCGCGATCCGGGCCTGCTGCTGTATGGCAACCACAATCCCTGGCTGGTCGCCCTGTCGATCGGCATCGCCATCTTCGCCTCGGGCATGGCCCTGCAGGTGGCAGGCATGGCGCGCCTGAGCCGCAACACACTGTATCGGCAGATCGCCCTGATCACCGGCTCGCTGGCGCTCGGCGGCGGGGTCTGGGCCATGCACTTCATCGGTATGCTGGCGTTCGAGCTGTGCGCGCGGGTCGACTACCAGCCCGGCCTGACACTGCTGTCGCTGCTGCCGAGCCTCGGCGCGTCCTGGGTCGCCCTGCAGTTTCTCGCGCGTCGACAGATCAGCTGGCCGCAGCTCTGTATCGCCGGCGTGCTGGTCGGCGCCGGCATTGGCGCCATGCACTACACCGGCATGGCAGCCATGCAGATGGCGCCGCTGCTGCGCTACGACCCCTGGTGGTTCGCCCTGTCGATTCTAGTCGCGGTAGTACTGGCAATCCTTGCGCTGTGGGTGCGCTTCGGCCTGCGCGGGCGCCTGTCGTCCGGTCGGGCGATCATGGCCAGTGGCTGCGTCATGGGCCTGGCGATCGCCGGCATGCATTACACCGGCATGGCCGCCGCCCGTTTCATCGGTACGCCGGAGCTGTCCACCAACCAGGGCAACGCCGACAGTGTGTTCATCGCCCTGGCGGTGTCGCTGATCACCGTTTCCCTGACCATCTTCGTTGCGGGGGTCAATGGCCTGCTGCGTTATCGCCTGCTGTACCGGCAGATGCAGAACAACGAGCTGCGGATGCGCGCGATCCTCGATACCGCCGTCGACGGCGTGGTCATCATCGACGACAAGGGCATGATCGAGGGCCTCAATCCCGCTGCCGAGCGCCTGTATGGCTGGCAGAAGCATGAGCTGATCGGGAGGTCCGTCAATACGGTGATTCCGGCGAGCTACCACCTGGGCGACCCGAACTACCTGCCCAACCTGATGCGCCGAGGCGAGAGCGCCATCATCGGCGGCAGTCTTGAAGTGGAAGCGCAGCGCAAGAACGGCAGCCTGCTGCCGATCCGTCTGGCCATCGGTCTGGCTGACCTGCCGGGCAGGCAGTTGTATGTCGGCTTCATCAGCGATATCAGCGAAAACAAGGCGATGGAGCGGGCCTTGCGCGACAGCGAACAGCAGTACCGCTCGTTGATCCGCAACATCCCTGGCGTGTCGTTCCGCTGCCTGCTGGACGAAGACTGGACCATGCTGTTCATCAGCGAGGCGGTGGAACAGCTCACCGGCTGGGAGCCCGCAGCCTTCACCGAGCAACGCCTGGCTTTCAGCCGCCTGATCCACCCGGCTGACCGCGATGTGGTGGCCCAGCAGGTTCTCGATGCCTTCGACGCCGGGCGCAATTACGTGGTCGAGTACCGTCTGCAGCGCCGTGACGGCAGCGAGATCTGGGCTTGGGAAAGCGGCGGGGCGGTGGCCGATCAGTTCGGCCAGACCAAATGGATCGACGGGGTAATCCTCGACGTCACCGAAACCAAGCTGCGCAACGCCGAGTTCGAAGGCACGGTGACGGCCATCAGCCGCGCGCTGGCGGTGATCGAGTTCGACCTGTGCGGGCATATCCTCACCGCCAACCAGAACTTCCTCGATCTCATGGGCTACAGCCTGGAGGACATCCAGGGCCAGCATCACCGCATGTTCTGCGAGCAAACGTACATCGTCAGCCCGGAATACGAGGCGTTCTGGGCGCATTTGGGGCGCGGCGAGATCGACTCTGGCGAGTACCTGCGCCTGGGTAAGGACGGCAAGCAGGTATGGATCCAGGCTAGCTACAACCCGATCTTCAATGCCGAGGGCAAGCCGTTCAAGGTGGTCAAGTTCGCCACCGATATCAGCTTGCGCCGGGCGATGGAGAAAGAGCTGCGCGCCGAACGCGACCGCGCCGAGCAGGCGGCGGCGGCCAAGACCATTTTCCTGGCCAACATGAGCCATGAAATCCGCACGCCGATGAACGCCATCATCGGCTTCACCGATCTGCTTCTGGGCACTGCACTGGACGCCATGCAGCAGCGCCACCTCAACACTGTGCGCCACTCAGCACGCTCGTTACTCGGCCTGCTCAACGACATCCTCGACACCGCCAAGCTGGAAAAGGGCGCGCTGGAGCTGGAGCAGGTCGACTTCTCGCTGCACGAACTCTGCGAGCAGGTCTGTGCATCGCTGCGCCTCGGCGCGCAGAGCAAGGGCCTGAAGCTGAGCCTGGTGTACGACGACAGCCTCGGCGAGTTCTTCAAGGGCGATCCGCTGCGCATTCAGCAGGTGCTGACCAACCTGGTCGGTAACGCGGTCAAGTTCACCGAGCAGGGCTGGGTGCGTCTGGAAGTGACGGGGCACGATGGGCAGGTGGCACTGGCCGTGCGCGACAGCGGTATCGGTATTGCCGCCGACCGCCTGGAGCGTATCTTCGATCCCTTCGCCCAGGCGGATGCCTCCATGAGCCGGCGCTTCGGCGGCACCGGACTGGGCACCACCATTGCCCTGCAACTGGTCAAGCTGATGGGCGGCTCGCTGCAGGTGCAAA is from Pseudomonas sp. PDM14 and encodes:
- the htpG gene encoding molecular chaperone HtpG, whose product is MSVETQKETLGFQTEVKQLLHLMIHSLYSNKEIFLRELISNASDAVDKLRFEALAKPELLEGGGELKIRLSFDKDAKTVTLEDNGIGLSREEAIAHLGTIAKSGTADFMKNLTGDQKKDSHLIGQFGVGFYSAFIVADKVDVYSRRAGLAASEGVHWSSKGEGDFEVATIDKAERGTRIVLHLKSGEDEFADGWRLRNIVKKYSDHIALPIELPKDPISSQEHGEEADKPAEAEWETVNRASALWTRSRSEVKDEEYQEFYKHVAHDYENPLAWSHNKVEGKLEYTSLLYVPGRAPFDMYQREAPKGLKLYVQRVFIMDQADEFLPLYLRFIKGVVDSNDLSLNISREILQKDPIIESMKSALTKRVLDMLEKLAKNEPEQYKAFWKAFGQVLKEGPAEDFANKEKIAGLLRFASTAGNDGEQNVSLTDYLARVKEGQDKIYYLTGETYAQVKNSPHLEVFRKKGIEVLLLTDRIDEWLMSYLSDFDGKQFVDVARGDLDLGKLDSEEDKKAQEEIAKTKEGLVERLKGALGEQVAEVRVSHRLTDSPAILAIGEQDLGLQMRQILEASGQKVPDSKPIFEINPAHPLIEKLDAEPDEDRFVDLSHILFDQAALAAGDSLKDPAAYVQRLNKLLVELSA
- a CDS encoding PAS domain S-box protein, which translates into the protein MNYLSSLFIDARDPGLLLYGNHNPWLVALSIGIAIFASGMALQVAGMARLSRNTLYRQIALITGSLALGGGVWAMHFIGMLAFELCARVDYQPGLTLLSLLPSLGASWVALQFLARRQISWPQLCIAGVLVGAGIGAMHYTGMAAMQMAPLLRYDPWWFALSILVAVVLAILALWVRFGLRGRLSSGRAIMASGCVMGLAIAGMHYTGMAAARFIGTPELSTNQGNADSVFIALAVSLITVSLTIFVAGVNGLLRYRLLYRQMQNNELRMRAILDTAVDGVVIIDDKGMIEGLNPAAERLYGWQKHELIGRSVNTVIPASYHLGDPNYLPNLMRRGESAIIGGSLEVEAQRKNGSLLPIRLAIGLADLPGRQLYVGFISDISENKAMERALRDSEQQYRSLIRNIPGVSFRCLLDEDWTMLFISEAVEQLTGWEPAAFTEQRLAFSRLIHPADRDVVAQQVLDAFDAGRNYVVEYRLQRRDGSEIWAWESGGAVADQFGQTKWIDGVILDVTETKLRNAEFEGTVTAISRALAVIEFDLCGHILTANQNFLDLMGYSLEDIQGQHHRMFCEQTYIVSPEYEAFWAHLGRGEIDSGEYLRLGKDGKQVWIQASYNPIFNAEGKPFKVVKFATDISLRRAMEKELRAERDRAEQAAAAKTIFLANMSHEIRTPMNAIIGFTDLLLGTALDAMQQRHLNTVRHSARSLLGLLNDILDTAKLEKGALELEQVDFSLHELCEQVCASLRLGAQSKGLKLSLVYDDSLGEFFKGDPLRIQQVLTNLVGNAVKFTEQGWVRLEVTGHDGQVALAVRDSGIGIAADRLERIFDPFAQADASMSRRFGGTGLGTTIALQLVKLMGGSLQVQSQLGEGSVFTATLPLQVGQAVIAELQGVASGLPALRILAADDVPQNIELLALTLGQFGHEVTVAADGEEAVAAFLKGRFDVVLMDVQMPRVDGLEATRRIRRHEQELGVAATPIIALTASVLDQDRRAAREAGMDGFASKPLEVAKLLAEIARVTGVAPEFVEALQAEAANEVDAVIDWAQGARLWGDAPALTLAIRRFLQDNVGAFDQVERLLVQADVPAAVELTHKVRGAAGNLALVQVNRLAGQLEHALKAGALDAAADLLPDLLHAVARVHAELPESAVIAPARDTAGLALGALQPLAERARVALQRGELDEEALHSLTGSLALHGQAVRASALEGAINDFDFDHADALLAELLDWLEQHAGVTPQ
- a CDS encoding MFS transporter encodes the protein MDALLILGGLLLILAGLIWLVMLAFGTSLLWGWGSLIPPITLVYVLRHWRTARKAVALAGLGFIPLVVGLTLLASHDPVRLAAILSLDWAKPAYQAPAELDIDLHGELNGQAFAPQHAELIDGVLSLREGQDFFARREVKIRLPQGATKAPIRLDVLPEDSGNLPEVEVSWLLPEQDLPEARRLSKGYTLHLDLQALPPNKLNGDFHLVLPAQYGTTLSGRLELFTDRLRYRDGQLDTAFDSQETLVHVVEDHLQRRFASRLVQVQPIPLVTFPTTRVPLTVTARVNGQDQQVELVLRKGQSGWQVEGDHYPQLAQSTSAPSKPSSAQVPTPREPSRPTVDRRVRFSLLRLLSNPQQYQNLSMRVFKVSGGAAEGRFAGLDSDGSIRLSQQHGGAGQASFTLHPDEISRVELLEP